Proteins found in one Aphelocoma coerulescens isolate FSJ_1873_10779 chromosome 27, UR_Acoe_1.0, whole genome shotgun sequence genomic segment:
- the LOC138099340 gene encoding corticotropin-releasing factor receptor 1 isoform X3: MVSDNGYRECLANGSWAARVNYSQCQEILSEERRSKLHYHIAIIINYLGHCVSLGALLVAFVLFMRLRSIRCLRNIIHWNLITAFILRNATWFVVQLTMNPEVHESNVVWCRLVTAAYNYFHVTNFFWMFGEGCYLHTAIVLTYSTDKLRKWMFICIGWCIPFPIIIAWAIGKLYYDDEKCWFGKRAGVYTDYIYQGPMILVLLINFIFLFNIVRILMTKLRASTTSETIQYRKAVKATLVLLPLLGITYMLFFVNPGEDEISRIVFIYFNSFLESFQGFFVSVFYCFLNSETGMAAVHPLLWRGKIHPGEDMLSRCACVIWCSRDQRPPHPREILPQGAIGRTEALAPLAGQALHPCPRGEGHVHPHLPDPRQLPQHQAIHGCLSRERAAAPGADVPAVGDPWEGGTAQSQVLPVAPAPQGEHELSRSWDTCTAPAARAGQAWRTGQLRRCFVTSLAAV; encoded by the exons AGGAGGAGCAAGCTGCACTACCACATCGCCATCATCATCAACTACCTGGGCCACTGCGTTTCACTGGGGGCCCTCCTCGTGGCCTTTGTCCTCTTCATGCGCCTTCG GAGCATCCGGTGCCTGAGAAACATCATCCACTGGAACCTGATCACAGCCTTCATCCTACGCAATGCCACGTGGTTTGTGGTGCAGCTCACCATGAACCCAGAGGTGCACGAGAGCAACGTG GTTTGGTGCCGCTTGGTTACTGCTGCCTACAATTACTTCCACGTCACCAACTTTTTCTGGATGTTTGGTGAGGGCTGCTACCTGCACACGGCCATCGTGCTCACCTACTCCACAGACAAGCTCCGCAAGTGGATGTTCATCTGCATTGGCTGGT GTATCCCCTTTCCCATCATCATCGCCTGGGCCATCGGGAAGCTCTACTATGATGACGAGAA gtgctGGTTTGGGAAGCGAGCAGGAGTTTACACTGACTACATTTACCAAGGCCCCATGATCCTGGTGCTTCTG ATCAACTTCATTTTTCTATTCAACATTGTCCGAATCCTCATGACAAAGCTTCGAGCTTCAACCACGTCAGAGACAATCCAGTACAG GAAAGCAGTCAAGGCCacactggtgctgctgccctTGCTGGGAATCACCTACATGCTGTTCTTTGTCAATCCAGGGGAGGATGAGATCTCCAGGATAGTCTTCATCTACTTCAACTCCTTTCTGGAGTCCTTCCAG GGCTTCTTCGTCTCTGTCTTCTACTGCTTCCTGAACAGCGAG ACAGGAATGGCTGCTGTCCATCCCCTCCTCTGGAGGGGGAAGATCCACCCCGGAGAAGATATGCTCTCAAGGTGTGCCTGTGTGATTTGGTGCAGCAGAGACCAGCgtcctccccatcccagggaAATCCTTCCCCAGG GTGCGATCGGCCGTACGGAAGCGCTGGCACCGCTGGCAGGACAAGCACTCCATCCGTGCCCGCGTGGCGAGGGCCATGTCCATCCCCACCTCCCCGACCCGCGTCAGCTTCCACAGCATCAAGCAATCCACGGCTGTCTGAGCCGGGAGCGAGCGGCCGCACCGGGAGCTGACGTCCCCGCTGTGGGGGACCCCTGGGAAGGGGGCACGGCTCAGAGCCAGGTCCTGCCTGTGGCCCCAGCCCCGCAAGGAGAGCACGAACTCAGTCGGTCGTGGGAcacctgcacagctcctgctgcacgTGCTGGGCAGGCCTGGAGGACAGGACAGCTGCGACGCTGCTTTGTCACCTCCCTGGCAGCTGTATGA
- the LOC138099340 gene encoding corticotropin-releasing factor receptor 1 isoform X7 — protein sequence MRLRSIRCLRNIIHWNLITAFILRNATWFVVQLTMNPEVHESNVVWCRLVTAAYNYFHVTNFFWMFGEGCYLHTAIVLTYSTDKLRKWMFICIGWCIPFPIIIAWAIGKLYYDDEKCWFGKRAGVYTDYIYQGPMILVLLINFIFLFNIVRILMTKLRASTTSETIQYRKAVKATLVLLPLLGITYMLFFVNPGEDEISRIVFIYFNSFLESFQGFFVSVFYCFLNSETGMAAVHPLLWRGKIHPGEDMLSRCACVIWCSRDQRPPHPREILPQGAIGRTEALAPLAGQALHPCPRGEGHVHPHLPDPRQLPQHQAIHGCLSRERAAAPGADVPAVGDPWEGGTAQSQVLPVAPAPQGEHELSRSWDTCTAPAARAGQAWRTGQLRRCFVTSLAAV from the exons ATGCGCCTTCG GAGCATCCGGTGCCTGAGAAACATCATCCACTGGAACCTGATCACAGCCTTCATCCTACGCAATGCCACGTGGTTTGTGGTGCAGCTCACCATGAACCCAGAGGTGCACGAGAGCAACGTG GTTTGGTGCCGCTTGGTTACTGCTGCCTACAATTACTTCCACGTCACCAACTTTTTCTGGATGTTTGGTGAGGGCTGCTACCTGCACACGGCCATCGTGCTCACCTACTCCACAGACAAGCTCCGCAAGTGGATGTTCATCTGCATTGGCTGGT GTATCCCCTTTCCCATCATCATCGCCTGGGCCATCGGGAAGCTCTACTATGATGACGAGAA gtgctGGTTTGGGAAGCGAGCAGGAGTTTACACTGACTACATTTACCAAGGCCCCATGATCCTGGTGCTTCTG ATCAACTTCATTTTTCTATTCAACATTGTCCGAATCCTCATGACAAAGCTTCGAGCTTCAACCACGTCAGAGACAATCCAGTACAG GAAAGCAGTCAAGGCCacactggtgctgctgccctTGCTGGGAATCACCTACATGCTGTTCTTTGTCAATCCAGGGGAGGATGAGATCTCCAGGATAGTCTTCATCTACTTCAACTCCTTTCTGGAGTCCTTCCAG GGCTTCTTCGTCTCTGTCTTCTACTGCTTCCTGAACAGCGAG ACAGGAATGGCTGCTGTCCATCCCCTCCTCTGGAGGGGGAAGATCCACCCCGGAGAAGATATGCTCTCAAGGTGTGCCTGTGTGATTTGGTGCAGCAGAGACCAGCgtcctccccatcccagggaAATCCTTCCCCAGG GTGCGATCGGCCGTACGGAAGCGCTGGCACCGCTGGCAGGACAAGCACTCCATCCGTGCCCGCGTGGCGAGGGCCATGTCCATCCCCACCTCCCCGACCCGCGTCAGCTTCCACAGCATCAAGCAATCCACGGCTGTCTGAGCCGGGAGCGAGCGGCCGCACCGGGAGCTGACGTCCCCGCTGTGGGGGACCCCTGGGAAGGGGGCACGGCTCAGAGCCAGGTCCTGCCTGTGGCCCCAGCCCCGCAAGGAGAGCACGAACTCAGTCGGTCGTGGGAcacctgcacagctcctgctgcacgTGCTGGGCAGGCCTGGAGGACAGGACAGCTGCGACGCTGCTTTGTCACCTCCCTGGCAGCTGTATGA
- the LOC138099340 gene encoding uncharacterized protein isoform X6 has product MGWDVLALSCPEEEQAALPHRHHHQLPGPLRFTGGPPRGLCPLHAPSEHPVPEKHHPLEPDHSLHPTQCHVVCGAAHHEPRGAREQRGIPFPIIIAWAIGKLYYDDEKCWFGKRAGVYTDYIYQGPMILVLLINFIFLFNIVRILMTKLRASTTSETIQYRKAVKATLVLLPLLGITYMLFFVNPGEDEISRIVFIYFNSFLESFQGFFVSVFYCFLNSETGMAAVHPLLWRGKIHPGEDMLSRCACVIWCSRDQRPPHPREILPQGAIGRTEALAPLAGQALHPCPRGEGHVHPHLPDPRQLPQHQAIHGCLSRERAAAPGADVPAVGDPWEGGTAQSQVLPVAPAPQGEHELSRSWDTCTAPAARAGQAWRTGQLRRCFVTSLAAV; this is encoded by the exons ATGGGTTGGGATGTCCTAGCACTGAGCTGCCCTG AGGAGGAGCAAGCTGCACTACCACATCGCCATCATCATCAACTACCTGGGCCACTGCGTTTCACTGGGGGCCCTCCTCGTGGCCTTTGTCCTCTTCATGCGCCTTCG GAGCATCCGGTGCCTGAGAAACATCATCCACTGGAACCTGATCACAGCCTTCATCCTACGCAATGCCACGTGGTTTGTGGTGCAGCTCACCATGAACCCAGAGGTGCACGAGAGCAACGTG GTATCCCCTTTCCCATCATCATCGCCTGGGCCATCGGGAAGCTCTACTATGATGACGAGAA gtgctGGTTTGGGAAGCGAGCAGGAGTTTACACTGACTACATTTACCAAGGCCCCATGATCCTGGTGCTTCTG ATCAACTTCATTTTTCTATTCAACATTGTCCGAATCCTCATGACAAAGCTTCGAGCTTCAACCACGTCAGAGACAATCCAGTACAG GAAAGCAGTCAAGGCCacactggtgctgctgccctTGCTGGGAATCACCTACATGCTGTTCTTTGTCAATCCAGGGGAGGATGAGATCTCCAGGATAGTCTTCATCTACTTCAACTCCTTTCTGGAGTCCTTCCAG GGCTTCTTCGTCTCTGTCTTCTACTGCTTCCTGAACAGCGAG ACAGGAATGGCTGCTGTCCATCCCCTCCTCTGGAGGGGGAAGATCCACCCCGGAGAAGATATGCTCTCAAGGTGTGCCTGTGTGATTTGGTGCAGCAGAGACCAGCgtcctccccatcccagggaAATCCTTCCCCAGG GTGCGATCGGCCGTACGGAAGCGCTGGCACCGCTGGCAGGACAAGCACTCCATCCGTGCCCGCGTGGCGAGGGCCATGTCCATCCCCACCTCCCCGACCCGCGTCAGCTTCCACAGCATCAAGCAATCCACGGCTGTCTGAGCCGGGAGCGAGCGGCCGCACCGGGAGCTGACGTCCCCGCTGTGGGGGACCCCTGGGAAGGGGGCACGGCTCAGAGCCAGGTCCTGCCTGTGGCCCCAGCCCCGCAAGGAGAGCACGAACTCAGTCGGTCGTGGGAcacctgcacagctcctgctgcacgTGCTGGGCAGGCCTGGAGGACAGGACAGCTGCGACGCTGCTTTGTCACCTCCCTGGCAGCTGTATGA